CACACCGCCGAGGCCGGGCACGTCGACGTGAACTCGCTCGCTCGGCGGACCGCGGCGGGCACGTCGGCGCGGTCGAGCGGCACCCAGCCTCGGCCCTCGAAGAACAGGGCAGCCGTAGTCGTGAGGAGCACGAGCCGGCGGAGCCCGGCGTCACGCGCTCGCGCTTCGGCCGCCTCGGTCAGCCGGCCGCCGAGGCCGGCCCCCCTGGCCTCGGGCGCCACGGCGAGCGAGCGGAACAGTCCGGCCTCTCCGTACGGTTCGACCGCCACGCACCCTACGACGGCGCCTCCACCGCTCGCCACGAGGAAGCGGTCGATGTGGTCCTCTTGCAGGTCAGCGGTTGGGAGGGAGGCCGCGTCGAGGAGAGCGCGGATCGCTGGCCAGTCGTCTGGGGCGGCGGGGGAGAGGGTCTGGGTCATGGGCCGAACTCGGCGTCGAGCCACGCCGCGATCTCGTCGCGGACGGACCGGAAGGCGGCCCGCCGCTCGTCGTCGGAGCCCTCGACGGCGGACGGGTCGCGGAACGCGCGGTGGACATTTCGGTCACGGGCCGGGACGTACGGACAGGCCTCGCGGGCGTTGTCGCAGACGGTCACGACGACGTCGAACGCTCGGCCGCCCAGGTCGTCGATCGTCTTGGAGGTCTGGCCGCTCGGGTCGATGCCGGCCTCGCGTAGCGCCTCGGCCGCGAGCGGGTGGACGCCCCGCGCGACGGTCCCGGCGCTGAACGCCTCGTAGCGGTCGCCGTGGCGGTCCCGGAGGAGGCCCTCGGCGAGCTGGGACCGCGCCGAGTTGTGGGTGCAGACGAAAAGGACGGACGTCCGGACGGGGTCAGCAGCAGTCATCGGCGCAGCAGGAGTCGAGGCCGTCGAAGAAGGCGCCGAGGTGGGCGGAGACGGCCGTGAGGGCGTCGGCGTCGAGGCAGTAGCAGGAGCGGGGGCCGTCGGCGGTGCCCTGGATCAGGCCGGCCTCGCGGAGCACCTTGAGGTGCTGCGAGACCGTCGACTGGGCGAGCCCGACGACCTCGACAACCTCGCCGCACACGCACTCGCCCCGCGCGCCGAGCGTGCGGAGGATGGCGAGCCGGGCGGGGTGCGCGAGGGCCTTGGCCCAGGTCGCGAGGTCGGCGTCGGACGTGGTGTCGGTCATGCAGGTCGGGCACGCAGGTCGGGCACGGCGGCGAGCAGGGCCCGCCGCCGCGCGGAGGCTAGCAGCACCCGCCGCCGCAATCGCAGTCGGGGTCGGAGCAGGTGCAGTGGGAGAGGGTCGTGGGGAGCATGGGGTAGGGGGTGGGTGGAACAGCATTATCGTCGATCGACGATAAACGATAGGGCACAGACTGATCGATGTCAAGCCCCGGCCGAAAGGGCGACGCGAGGTCGCCCCGTCGGGGTGGGGCGCCCCGGTGGCAGGGAGGGGGGCCCTTGGCGGACCGTGGTGACATGGCGCGTAGCCCAAACTGCCGCCCCCGAGCACCACGACGTGGACGCCAGGCCCCGGTGCGACCTGCAAGCCAGCAGGAGGCGTGGGGTACGCGTTCGTCTCGTCAGGCCGCCGCCCGCTCTTGGTCGGCGTACTGCAATTCGTACAAACGTCGGTACAGCCCATCCTGCGCCAGGAGCGCCTGGTGGTCGCCCCGCTCGCGGACCTCGCCCTTGTGGAGCACGAGGATCTGGTCGGCGTGCTGGACCGTCGAGAGCCGGTGGGCGACGACGAGCGCCGTTCGCCCCTCCATGAGCACGTCGACCGCTTGCTGGACCATCTCCTCGGTCTCGGTGTCGACCGACGACGTGGCCTCGTCGAGGACGAGGACGGCGGGGTCGTAGAGGAGCGCGCGGACGAACGAGAGGAGCTGGCGCTGGCCGAGCGAGAGCGACGCGCCCCGCTCGCCGACCTCGGCGTCGTAGCCCTCCGGCAGCCGGTCGACGAACCGGTCGGCCCCGACGAGGCGGCCCGCCTCGGTGATCCGCTCGCGGGAGACGTCGGGGTCGCCGAGCGTGACGTTCTCAGCGATCGAGCCCGAGAACAGGAAGACGTCCTGGAGCACGAGCCCGACCTGCCGCCGGAGCTCCGCGAGCGGGAGGTCCTTCACGTCGACGCCGTCGATGGTGATGCGCCCCCGCTGCGGCTCGTAGAACCGGAGGAGGAGCGAGAGGATCGTCGTCTTGCCCGAGCCGGTCGCGCCGACGAGCGCCAGCGTCTGTCCCGGCTCACACACGAACGAGACGTCGCGGAGGACCCAGTTCCACTCGGGCTCCGTGGCGTCCGTCGCTTCCTCCGCAGGCAGGCGCTCGTAGGCGAACCAGACGTCCTCGAAGGCGATGCGCCCGGCGGCGCGGCCGTCGGGGAGGCGCGTCGGCGCCTCCGGCTCGGGGAGCGACTGGTCGTCGTCGAGGAGGTCGAACACGCGCTCCGAGGCGGCGAAGGCGGCCTGAATCGAGTTGAGCTGGTCGCTCAGGTTGCGGACCGGCTCGAAGAACATCCGGACG
This sequence is a window from Rubrivirga marina. Protein-coding genes within it:
- the arsN2 gene encoding arsenic resistance N-acetyltransferase ArsN2 codes for the protein MTQTLSPAAPDDWPAIRALLDAASLPTADLQEDHIDRFLVASGGGAVVGCVAVEPYGEAGLFRSLAVAPEARGAGLGGRLTEAAEARARDAGLRRLVLLTTTAALFFEGRGWVPLDRADVPAAVRRASEFTSTCPASAVCLGKSLFPRHPGAPRRGTVR
- a CDS encoding ABC transporter ATP-binding protein, giving the protein MADSSPQTWRPPKGLARRLGALLWPYRWHVAAALALTFTVAFLGPLRPRLVQQAVDDFILPGDVPGLMRIVGLIAGVLVAEGIAYFALGYLTQWVGQHALYDLRTRVFRFIERQRLAFFDKTPIGTLITRATSDIEALADLLSAGAVTMLGDLARVVFIGYFMLSLDLELGIVALLALPPMVLATEVFRRKMREAYRETRKQVGRLNAFLQEHVTGMSVVQIFGREAEEQRRFEAVNEAHRDAHVQTVYYYALFYPVVDIIASAALALVIWFGGTEAMREALTVGTLIAFVQYVRMFFEPVRNLSDQLNSIQAAFAASERVFDLLDDDQSLPEPEAPTRLPDGRAAGRIAFEDVWFAYERLPAEEATDATEPEWNWVLRDVSFVCEPGQTLALVGATGSGKTTILSLLLRFYEPQRGRITIDGVDVKDLPLAELRRQVGLVLQDVFLFSGSIAENVTLGDPDVSRERITEAGRLVGADRFVDRLPEGYDAEVGERGASLSLGQRQLLSFVRALLYDPAVLVLDEATSSVDTETEEMVQQAVDVLMEGRTALVVAHRLSTVQHADQILVLHKGEVRERGDHQALLAQDGLYRRLYELQYADQERAAA
- a CDS encoding ArsR/SmtB family transcription factor, with product MTDTTSDADLATWAKALAHPARLAILRTLGARGECVCGEVVEVVGLAQSTVSQHLKVLREAGLIQGTADGPRSCYCLDADALTAVSAHLGAFFDGLDSCCADDCC
- a CDS encoding arsenate reductase ArsC, with amino-acid sequence MTAADPVRTSVLFVCTHNSARSQLAEGLLRDRHGDRYEAFSAGTVARGVHPLAAEALREAGIDPSGQTSKTIDDLGGRAFDVVVTVCDNAREACPYVPARDRNVHRAFRDPSAVEGSDDERRAAFRSVRDEIAAWLDAEFGP